Proteins found in one Streptomyces sp. NBC_00461 genomic segment:
- a CDS encoding DUF5997 family protein — protein sequence MMSHQTTQTMKPATAAKKLGVYLEATPAEFREGVVSRAQLDQLQAEPPEWLRELRANGPHPRPVVAAKLGVSIAGLARGGVTEPLTTDQIDALKQEQPEWLQKERATQAEVRKEGARIKKRNAEREQRSDGPRS from the coding sequence ATGATGTCGCACCAGACCACCCAGACGATGAAGCCCGCGACCGCGGCGAAGAAGCTGGGTGTGTACCTCGAGGCCACCCCCGCCGAGTTCCGTGAGGGTGTCGTCTCGCGCGCCCAGCTCGACCAGCTCCAGGCCGAGCCGCCCGAGTGGCTGCGCGAGCTTCGGGCCAACGGGCCGCACCCGCGTCCGGTGGTCGCGGCGAAGCTCGGCGTCTCCATCGCGGGCCTCGCACGCGGCGGGGTCACCGAGCCGCTCACCACGGACCAGATCGACGCACTGAAGCAGGAACAGCCCGAGTGGCTGCAGAAGGAGCGTGCCACCCAGGCCGAGGTCCGCAAGGAGGGGGCCCGCATCAAGAAGCGGAACGCCGAGCGCGAGCAGCGGAGCGACGGCCCCCGTTCCTGA